One Acetobacterium sp. KB-1 DNA segment encodes these proteins:
- the hemC gene encoding hydroxymethylbilane synthase: MNIKVGTRGSTLARTQSQWLIDVLAKAHPQINFEMVIIKTKGDLVQDKPLDKIGDKGLFTKELEDALLSGDIHMAIHSMKDMPSKLPDGLALTVPTVREDPRDVLLTPHQISSLDELPKGAVVATGSKRRISQLQKLRPDVEIVGIRGNIDTRIRKMQEQQLDGIILAAAGLKRIGRLNDSTYQTVALPENTFIPAPAQGILAVEVREDNETVKELMAAISDHNTIIQMSAERSFLKALNGSCHIPVGAFCEIKADTIVLYGLYGLEDGSHVVTKSIEGTPEEAEKLGKQLAAACYTAVHKKVGKVYLAGGGCGDPGLLTVKAKAILTKADVVVYDALVNESFLNDARADAEIVYVGKRAGNHAMRQEDINALLVQKGLEGKLVLRLKGGDPYVFGRGGEEGEDLYDAGVPFEVIPGITSVIGGLAYAGIPITHRDCVSSFHVITGHLKSNAYDGSSDLDWPVLGKLKGTIVFLMGVKNLEKICDELVKNGMNPEMPVAVVHRASTPYQRVVTGNLTTIYDIATAAKITAPSLIVVGEVVNKRQKLRFFDQKPLFGKNIIVTRSREQSSQMVEKITELGGNAIEFPTIKIVPINEAACDEKVKCLKDYSHIIFTSINGVEIFFDSLARCGKDARAFANLHITAIGEGTKKALLARGLQADFVPDKYVGEELVSGLAPLLNKDSRVLIPRSQNARIYVVEELAKICPVDEVKSYETIREDHATVDPLEMLKNKEIDYITFTSSTTAEFFVEKIGAAHINAINSAKAVSIGPQTSKKCLELGIAVDIEAETYTIQGMLDAILKDAQK, from the coding sequence ATGAATATAAAAGTTGGAACAAGAGGCAGTACTCTGGCCCGAACCCAAAGCCAGTGGCTGATTGATGTCCTGGCCAAAGCCCATCCGCAAATAAACTTCGAGATGGTGATCATTAAAACAAAAGGCGATCTGGTTCAGGATAAACCGCTTGATAAAATCGGTGATAAGGGATTGTTTACCAAGGAGTTAGAAGATGCGCTGCTATCCGGCGACATCCATATGGCCATTCACAGCATGAAGGATATGCCCTCAAAACTGCCCGATGGCTTAGCTTTGACGGTTCCAACCGTTCGGGAAGATCCCCGGGATGTCCTGCTGACGCCCCATCAGATTTCTTCACTGGATGAGTTGCCAAAGGGTGCGGTCGTAGCAACCGGAAGCAAACGCCGGATCAGTCAACTACAAAAACTGCGGCCGGATGTAGAAATCGTTGGCATTCGCGGAAATATCGATACCCGGATTCGCAAAATGCAGGAACAGCAGTTAGATGGTATTATTCTGGCCGCGGCTGGTCTCAAGCGGATTGGTCGGCTTAATGATAGCACCTATCAGACGGTAGCCTTGCCGGAGAACACCTTTATTCCGGCACCGGCTCAGGGAATTCTGGCAGTCGAAGTCCGGGAAGATAATGAGACGGTCAAAGAATTGATGGCTGCCATTAGTGATCACAACACGATCATTCAGATGAGTGCCGAACGCAGTTTTTTAAAGGCCTTAAACGGCAGCTGTCATATTCCGGTTGGTGCATTTTGTGAAATAAAAGCAGACACCATTGTGCTTTATGGACTTTATGGTTTGGAAGATGGTAGCCATGTGGTCACAAAGTCGATTGAAGGCACACCCGAGGAGGCAGAAAAGTTGGGAAAACAATTAGCAGCAGCATGTTATACCGCAGTGCATAAAAAAGTTGGGAAGGTTTATCTGGCTGGTGGCGGATGCGGAGATCCTGGTCTCTTAACCGTTAAAGCCAAGGCTATTTTAACCAAAGCCGATGTGGTGGTTTATGATGCCCTGGTCAATGAAAGCTTTTTAAATGATGCCCGAGCAGATGCCGAAATTGTTTATGTCGGCAAACGAGCTGGCAATCATGCCATGCGCCAGGAAGATATCAATGCCTTACTTGTCCAAAAAGGCTTAGAAGGCAAACTGGTATTGCGCTTAAAAGGCGGAGATCCTTATGTCTTTGGCCGTGGCGGCGAAGAAGGGGAAGACCTCTATGATGCTGGCGTCCCGTTTGAAGTGATTCCCGGGATTACCTCGGTTATCGGTGGACTGGCTTATGCCGGGATTCCGATTACCCACCGGGACTGCGTGTCTTCGTTTCATGTCATCACCGGACATTTAAAATCCAACGCCTATGATGGCTCATCGGATCTGGATTGGCCGGTGCTCGGTAAGTTAAAAGGCACCATCGTCTTTTTGATGGGCGTCAAGAATCTGGAAAAGATTTGTGACGAACTGGTTAAAAATGGCATGAATCCCGAAATGCCGGTGGCTGTGGTTCATCGGGCATCGACCCCCTATCAGCGGGTCGTAACCGGAAACCTGACCACCATCTACGACATTGCAACGGCAGCAAAAATCACCGCCCCCAGCCTGATTGTGGTCGGGGAAGTCGTCAATAAAAGGCAAAAACTGCGGTTCTTTGATCAAAAACCATTGTTTGGAAAAAACATTATCGTCACAAGGTCCCGGGAACAAAGTTCCCAGATGGTTGAAAAAATCACTGAGTTGGGTGGTAATGCGATTGAATTTCCAACCATCAAAATTGTCCCCATCAACGAAGCGGCCTGTGATGAAAAGGTAAAGTGCCTTAAGGACTACAGTCACATTATTTTTACCAGCATCAACGGCGTGGAAATCTTTTTTGACTCCCTGGCCCGCTGTGGCAAAGACGCCCGCGCCTTTGCCAATCTGCATATCACCGCCATTGGTGAAGGAACTAAAAAGGCCCTCTTAGCCCGGGGCCTCCAGGCCGATTTTGTGCCGGATAAATATGTCGGCGAAGAATTAGTTAGCGGGTTGGCGCCGTTGCTTAATAAAGACAGCCGGGTGCTGATTCCCCGTTCCCAAAATGCTCGGATCTATGTGGTTGAAGAACTAGCTAAAATCTGTCCGGTCGACGAGGTGAAAAGCTACGAAACCATCCGCGAAGATCACGCCACTGTTGATCCACTGGAAATGTTAAAGAACAAAGAAATTGATTATATTACCTTTACCAGTTCCACTACCGCCGAGTTTTTTGTCGAAAAAATCGGCGCCGCGCACATCAACGCGATCAACTCGGCAAAAGCGGTGTCAATCGGCCCCCAAACCTCAAAGAAATGCCTGGAACTGGGCATCGCTGTGGACATCGAAGCCGAAACATATACCATCCAGGGAATGCTGGATGCGATTTTGAAGGATGCTCAGAAATAA
- a CDS encoding bifunctional precorrin-2 dehydrogenase/sirohydrochlorin ferrochelatase, whose translation MMTPLLFNLESKKVLVVGGGKVAARRIVTLLENGMQVIAVSPVFLESIIKTENGQLTRIDSGYHKEQLIGVDLVVAATDNHELNGQIKRDCASQKIWCNRVDDPKDSDFIFPCVIRRGDLTLSVCTEGASPSLTKHIIDDLADRYDESYTEKTALLRLLRQAVLAGDGAPNEKTEKLKELSRCSNAELRSKLGNN comes from the coding sequence ATGATGACACCGCTATTATTTAACTTGGAAAGCAAAAAGGTTCTGGTTGTCGGCGGTGGCAAGGTTGCTGCCAGACGGATTGTCACCTTGTTGGAAAACGGCATGCAGGTTATCGCGGTGAGTCCTGTTTTTTTGGAGTCGATCATTAAAACTGAGAATGGTCAGCTAACCCGGATTGATTCCGGCTATCACAAAGAGCAGCTCATTGGTGTCGATTTGGTAGTAGCGGCAACTGACAATCATGAGCTCAATGGACAAATTAAAAGAGACTGTGCGTCCCAAAAAATATGGTGCAATCGGGTCGATGATCCGAAGGATTCGGATTTTATTTTTCCTTGCGTTATTCGCCGGGGTGATTTAACCCTGTCGGTCTGTACCGAAGGGGCCAGTCCTTCTTTAACGAAGCACATTATCGACGATCTGGCCGACCGCTACGATGAAAGCTATACCGAAAAAACAGCCTTACTGCGATTACTGCGACAGGCTGTTTTAGCGGGTGATGGTGCGCCGAATGAAAAAACTGAAAAACTTAAAGAATTGTCCCGATGTTCCAATGCAGAACTCAGGTCAAAACTAGGAAATAACTGA
- the hemA gene encoding glutamyl-tRNA reductase gives MKLVVAGINHKDTPLEIREKGAFLHRTLNEAIQTLLNEADIAEVIILSTCNRSEIYVSTRDQDAAGEILTDFYLHEKSAELAPYLFVKKEREAMVHLYEVVTGLDSMILGEDQILGQVKDALEKSQAIKGCGKYLTKMFREAITFTKKVKTDYKISETPLSLSSTAVKHIKRAYPEDYGDKKILIIGSGKMGVLALRYMKAEGFCNPYMTNRTFHNMDQCEAIHENVQMIHYEDRYQVIPDMDVIITATASPHVVLKAAEMKSLRKPLTVIDLALPRDVEEAVGSLPQVKLLTIDDFKNMMDEKMAYRVKIAKKIAAEIQDEIDGLLSWVTHAKVDNMVRDLNETSRQLAEETIETLCGRLTLSEKEAVYLAKVIRSKFREMVMPPIKQLKSLECEEQIIGIEKTVTYLFPGIQDKKTQEDQQNDDTAII, from the coding sequence ATGAAACTGGTAGTAGCGGGAATTAATCATAAGGATACACCTTTGGAAATTCGGGAAAAAGGGGCTTTTCTTCATCGCACCTTGAATGAGGCCATCCAGACCCTTTTGAATGAAGCGGATATAGCCGAGGTGATAATTCTTTCAACTTGTAACCGCAGTGAGATCTACGTCTCGACCCGAGACCAGGATGCGGCTGGGGAAATTTTAACCGATTTTTATCTTCATGAAAAATCAGCGGAACTGGCACCCTATCTTTTTGTTAAAAAAGAGCGGGAAGCGATGGTCCATCTCTATGAGGTGGTTACCGGTTTGGACTCGATGATTTTGGGCGAAGATCAGATTTTGGGTCAGGTCAAGGATGCGTTGGAAAAATCCCAGGCCATCAAGGGCTGTGGTAAATACCTGACGAAAATGTTTCGGGAAGCGATAACCTTTACTAAAAAAGTGAAAACCGATTATAAAATATCCGAAACCCCCTTATCCTTAAGCTCAACCGCGGTAAAGCATATCAAACGGGCGTATCCCGAGGATTATGGCGATAAAAAAATACTCATCATCGGGTCCGGGAAAATGGGTGTGCTGGCACTGCGCTATATGAAGGCCGAAGGCTTTTGTAACCCCTACATGACTAACCGTACCTTTCATAATATGGATCAGTGCGAGGCCATTCATGAAAACGTCCAGATGATCCATTATGAAGACCGCTATCAAGTCATTCCCGACATGGATGTGATTATTACTGCCACCGCATCGCCTCATGTTGTTTTGAAGGCCGCGGAAATGAAATCGCTGCGTAAACCGCTAACCGTGATCGATTTAGCACTGCCCCGGGATGTCGAAGAAGCCGTTGGCAGCTTACCTCAGGTAAAACTGCTGACCATTGATGATTTTAAAAATATGATGGATGAAAAAATGGCTTATCGGGTCAAGATTGCAAAAAAAATAGCGGCCGAAATTCAGGATGAAATCGATGGTCTGTTGTCCTGGGTGACCCACGCCAAGGTCGATAATATGGTTCGTGATTTAAACGAAACCTCCCGGCAACTGGCTGAGGAAACCATTGAAACCCTCTGCGGCCGATTAACCTTAAGTGAAAAAGAAGCGGTTTATTTGGCTAAGGTGATCCGCTCCAAATTTCGGGAAATGGTGATGCCGCCGATTAAACAACTAAAGTCACTGGAGTGTGAAGAACAAATTATTGGCATTGAAAAAACCGTGACCTATCTGTTCCCGGGAATTCAAGACAAAAAAACACAGGAAGATCAACAAAATGATGACACCGCTATTATTTAA
- a CDS encoding energy-coupling factor ABC transporter ATP-binding protein — MIKTNNLTYQYPDGTKALKSVSIDGSKGNCIALIGENGAGKSTLMSALIGLIKPTEGTVFFKEEPLSYKKKNLYEFRKSIGLVIQESDKQVFYSGIYDDVAFALRNMGMASAVIDERVKAAMEATGITLLADRPVHYLSYGQKKRVAMAGVLAVEPEIILMDEPTLGLDPKSKAGVKAIIKGALAKGIKIILSSHDMDFIYEFCDYTYVLHHGGVLVEGETTAVFKNTEALETASLEQATMTRLEQCLGIKGFRSIAALEEAIRNQKKEVQVDETGSSGN, encoded by the coding sequence ATGATTAAAACTAATAATTTGACATATCAATATCCGGACGGCACTAAGGCCTTAAAAAGTGTCTCTATTGACGGAAGTAAAGGGAATTGCATCGCCCTGATCGGTGAAAACGGAGCTGGAAAATCGACCTTGATGTCGGCGCTGATTGGGTTGATCAAACCAACGGAAGGAACCGTTTTTTTTAAAGAAGAACCCTTATCCTATAAGAAAAAAAATCTCTATGAATTTCGCAAATCGATTGGGCTGGTGATTCAGGAATCGGATAAGCAGGTCTTTTATTCCGGCATATATGATGATGTGGCCTTTGCTCTGAGGAATATGGGCATGGCTAGTGCGGTCATCGATGAGCGGGTGAAGGCGGCGATGGAAGCCACCGGCATCACACTTTTGGCCGATCGGCCAGTGCATTATCTCAGTTATGGGCAAAAAAAACGGGTGGCGATGGCCGGGGTTTTAGCCGTCGAACCGGAGATCATCCTGATGGATGAACCCACCTTAGGGCTCGATCCTAAAAGCAAGGCTGGGGTCAAAGCGATCATCAAAGGGGCACTGGCTAAGGGCATCAAGATTATTTTATCCAGCCATGATATGGATTTTATTTATGAATTTTGTGATTACACCTATGTGCTCCATCATGGCGGCGTGCTGGTAGAAGGTGAAACCACTGCGGTTTTTAAAAATACTGAAGCCCTGGAAACCGCCAGTTTGGAACAGGCAACCATGACCCGGCTGGAACAGTGTCTGGGGATTAAAGGGTTTCGCAGCATTGCTGCCCTGGAAGAAGCAATCAGAAATCAGAAAAAGGAGGTTCAAGTGGATGAAACTGGTAGTAGCGGGAATTAA
- the cbiQ gene encoding cobalt ECF transporter T component CbiQ translates to MIDRFAHTNKLNNANPTVKVVVSLVMLLSVFFINEPLYMAGVFGVMVGCTLLWAKIPVRIYLHTLIFDSLFIIPGALALLFTIASGSRGSGDYLFAFNFFQFTIGITATNLVLASLVFCRAMAGVSCMLFLIYTTPVMQIAGVMKKAHISNTFLEIFVLTYRFIFDYWDKLKVMATAQELRFGYRNFKVAIQSIAMMLSNLFLMAIQSYEEMTQTLELKQYQGDFHVSYRKGLKND, encoded by the coding sequence ATGATTGATCGTTTTGCCCATACCAATAAACTAAACAATGCCAATCCTACTGTGAAGGTAGTGGTTTCGTTAGTCATGCTCCTTTCGGTTTTCTTCATCAATGAACCCCTGTATATGGCAGGGGTTTTTGGTGTTATGGTGGGGTGTACCCTATTGTGGGCAAAAATTCCGGTGCGGATTTATCTGCATACCCTGATTTTTGACTCCCTCTTTATTATCCCCGGAGCCCTGGCGTTATTGTTTACCATCGCCAGCGGAAGTCGTGGTAGTGGTGATTATTTATTTGCATTTAACTTTTTTCAGTTTACCATCGGTATCACTGCCACCAATCTGGTGCTGGCCAGCCTGGTTTTCTGTCGAGCGATGGCAGGAGTTTCCTGTATGCTTTTTTTAATTTACACAACCCCGGTGATGCAGATCGCCGGAGTCATGAAAAAAGCCCATATCAGCAATACTTTTTTAGAAATATTTGTTTTAACCTACCGCTTCATCTTTGATTACTGGGATAAACTTAAAGTCATGGCAACTGCCCAGGAATTGCGGTTTGGCTATCGCAATTTTAAAGTTGCCATCCAATCCATTGCAATGATGTTAAGCAATTTGTTTCTCATGGCCATTCAGAGCTACGAGGAGATGACACAAACCCTGGAATTAAAGCAATATCAGGGAGATTTTCATGTAAGCTATCGGAAAGGTCTGAAAAATGATTAA
- a CDS encoding energy-coupling factor ABC transporter substrate-binding protein, which translates to MKLSPITKVVLILLIGALIIIPQIALPDAEFSGADDAAGTAITAIDENYVPWFESLFDPGEMEENLFLFQQILGVGGLGICFFYLYKKSKKNEKADKSV; encoded by the coding sequence ATGAAACTCTCACCGATAACTAAGGTTGTTCTGATTTTATTAATTGGCGCACTGATTATTATCCCTCAGATTGCTTTGCCGGACGCTGAGTTTTCAGGCGCAGATGATGCTGCTGGAACAGCCATCACCGCAATCGATGAAAATTATGTGCCCTGGTTTGAAAGCTTGTTTGATCCCGGCGAGATGGAAGAAAACCTATTCCTCTTCCAACAGATTTTAGGTGTCGGCGGTCTGGGAATCTGCTTTTTCTACCTTTATAAAAAGTCGAAAAAAAATGAAAAAGCCGATAAATCAGTGTAA
- a CDS encoding energy-coupling factor ABC transporter permease: MKKTMTVVGIAFLMVVLAAQPVNAMHIMEGFLPIGWAVFWWVLALPFIAFGLYQVGKIFKDKPEQKVLLAIATAFTFALSAFKLPSVTGSSSHMTGIGLGAILLGPFATVVVGTIALLFQALLLAHGGLTTLGANAFSMAIVGSFVAYGIYKGLSKINVPKALTVFLAAFIADLATYVTTSIQLGLAFPDPVGGIVASVVKFLSIFAITQIPLAIIEGILTVLVVNAIYQYKEKGIISNETLTDN; this comes from the coding sequence ATGAAAAAAACCATGACCGTTGTGGGAATCGCGTTTTTAATGGTTGTTTTGGCTGCCCAGCCTGTAAACGCTATGCATATTATGGAAGGCTTTTTACCCATTGGTTGGGCTGTTTTCTGGTGGGTGCTAGCCCTGCCGTTTATCGCCTTCGGACTCTATCAGGTTGGGAAGATATTCAAAGACAAACCTGAGCAAAAAGTTCTTTTAGCCATAGCAACGGCTTTTACCTTTGCCTTATCAGCGTTTAAACTGCCTTCGGTAACGGGGAGTTCTTCTCATATGACAGGGATCGGCTTGGGCGCGATCCTCTTGGGACCCTTTGCCACTGTAGTAGTTGGTACCATTGCGCTTTTGTTTCAGGCGCTGCTGCTGGCTCATGGCGGGCTGACAACTTTGGGTGCCAACGCCTTTTCGATGGCAATTGTCGGATCTTTTGTGGCTTACGGGATTTACAAAGGGCTGTCAAAAATCAATGTTCCCAAAGCCTTAACCGTTTTTTTAGCCGCCTTTATTGCCGATCTGGCAACCTATGTAACCACCTCCATCCAGTTGGGACTAGCCTTTCCGGACCCGGTCGGGGGGATTGTAGCTTCCGTTGTTAAGTTCTTAAGTATTTTTGCGATTACCCAGATACCACTGGCAATTATCGAAGGCATTTTAACCGTACTGGTGGTTAACGCCATTTACCAATATAAAGAAAAGGGGATTATTTCAAATGAAACTCTCACCGATAACTAA
- a CDS encoding FtsX-like permease family protein, translating to MNKFFYPKLALVNLKKNGNTYIPYILTCIGSIMAFYTIVSIQSNKGLDAMQGSESLKILLFLGIIVIGIFAVIFLFYTNSFLIKRRKKELGLYSILGMEKKHIARVLFYETLFVTVISLSLGLLGGVLIGKLMFLILLNLAHIKSPLAFKIDQMGLLYTTVVFLAIFGLTLLTNFLQVKLTNPIDLLRGGEHGEKEPKSSWLMTLIGVISLGIGYAIALSVQDPIEAILLFFVAVIFVIIGTYALFTAGSVTLLKCLKKNKKFYYQSRNFISVSGMIYRMKQNAVGLANICILSTMVLVTISTTVSLYIGQESMRRDYYPMDVSFIGAAETTDFSEIEKIVVAEKTSAKVETTNELSFDMSTFTAFKEGSHFLPDMVTDENLDLTYYNTISKITTVPLEDYNRMTNQNKTLAENEVMIFSAGENYQEQTVVFGENLFLVVEQLESVPMDFKKKLITGNSYYIIVNDEQMMSTIYTAMNANKDNADSESPAIHHAMMFNLSGSEDNINHFSKQVRASVSQLNPDIEIRNIYESLAELYGIFGGFLFLGVFLGSLFMMATVLIIYFKQISEGYEDSERFVIMQKVGMDKTEVKKTIGKQILMVFFLPLAGAIIHVAFAFPVITKMLAAFRLTNIPLILLCTLVGVVVYALVYTGVYLLTARSYYKMIH from the coding sequence TTGAATAAGTTTTTTTATCCCAAGTTGGCGCTGGTCAATTTAAAGAAAAACGGGAACACCTACATCCCTTATATACTGACTTGTATCGGATCGATTATGGCTTTTTATACCATCGTTTCAATCCAAAGCAATAAGGGATTAGACGCAATGCAAGGTTCGGAAAGCTTGAAAATATTATTATTCCTCGGGATTATTGTTATTGGCATTTTTGCGGTGATCTTTCTCTTCTATACCAACAGTTTTTTGATTAAACGACGAAAAAAAGAACTGGGATTATACAGTATTCTGGGAATGGAAAAGAAGCATATTGCCAGAGTGTTATTCTATGAAACGCTATTTGTGACGGTAATCAGTTTGAGTTTAGGGCTCCTTGGTGGGGTCCTGATTGGGAAACTGATGTTTCTAATCCTTCTTAACCTTGCTCATATTAAAAGTCCACTTGCTTTTAAGATTGATCAGATGGGTTTGTTATATACGACGGTTGTATTTCTGGCTATTTTTGGCTTGACCCTATTAACTAATTTTTTGCAGGTAAAGCTTACCAACCCCATTGATTTATTAAGAGGTGGGGAGCATGGTGAAAAAGAACCAAAATCTTCATGGCTGATGACGCTCATCGGCGTGATTTCGCTGGGAATTGGCTATGCGATTGCTTTATCAGTGCAAGATCCCATTGAAGCGATACTGCTTTTCTTTGTGGCCGTTATTTTTGTCATCATCGGAACCTATGCTTTGTTTACAGCGGGGAGCGTCACACTGCTAAAATGCTTGAAGAAGAATAAAAAGTTCTATTACCAGTCCCGAAATTTTATTTCAGTTTCCGGGATGATTTATCGAATGAAACAAAATGCTGTCGGTCTGGCTAATATTTGTATTCTCAGCACCATGGTATTGGTCACGATCTCCACGACGGTATCCTTATACATCGGTCAGGAAAGTATGCGGCGGGATTACTATCCCATGGATGTGAGCTTTATTGGTGCGGCTGAAACCACCGATTTTTCGGAGATTGAAAAAATTGTTGTAGCCGAAAAGACCAGTGCCAAGGTGGAAACAACAAATGAACTGTCTTTTGATATGAGTACCTTTACGGCCTTTAAGGAGGGCAGCCATTTTCTGCCGGATATGGTAACGGATGAGAACTTGGATCTAACGTATTATAATACGATCAGTAAGATTACCACGGTACCGCTAGAAGATTACAACCGGATGACGAATCAAAACAAAACCCTGGCAGAAAATGAAGTAATGATTTTTTCAGCCGGTGAGAATTACCAGGAACAAACCGTGGTTTTTGGCGAAAATCTGTTTTTGGTGGTTGAACAGCTCGAATCAGTGCCGATGGACTTCAAAAAGAAATTGATTACCGGAAATAGCTATTATATCATTGTCAATGACGAACAGATGATGTCGACTATTTACACGGCCATGAATGCCAATAAAGACAATGCTGACAGTGAGTCACCAGCGATTCATCACGCCATGATGTTTAATCTCAGTGGCAGTGAAGATAATATTAACCATTTTTCAAAACAGGTGAGGGCTTCGGTTAGTCAGCTCAATCCGGATATTGAGATAAGAAATATTTATGAATCACTGGCAGAACTTTATGGAATATTTGGTGGTTTTTTATTCCTGGGTGTATTTCTGGGCTCCCTCTTTATGATGGCCACGGTGTTAATTATCTATTTTAAACAGATTTCTGAAGGTTATGAAGACAGCGAACGGTTTGTCATTATGCAGAAGGTGGGGATGGATAAAACCGAGGTTAAAAAAACTATTGGCAAGCAGATCTTAATGGTATTTTTTCTGCCCCTGGCCGGAGCCATCATCCACGTGGCTTTTGCCTTTCCGGTTATTACTAAAATGTTAGCCGCCTTCCGGCTGACCAATATACCCCTAATTCTTTTATGCACGCTTGTGGGGGTTGTTGTTTATGCTTTAGTGTATACTGGGGTTTATCTACTCACGGCCAGATCCTATTATAAGATGATTCATTAA
- a CDS encoding ABC transporter ATP-binding protein, whose protein sequence is MRLLEVKNLKKIYTTRFGGNQVQALSNVSFSVEQGEYVAIMGESGSGKTTLLNILASLDKPTSGEVFLDGKNIVTIKDSDISAFRRDNLGFVFQDFNLLDTFSIQDNIFLPLVLAQKKFEEMNSRIKPLSQRLEIEELLQKFPYEVSGGQKQRAAVARALITEPKLVLADEPTGALDSKAAMNLLKIFSTINDLGQTILMVTHSVAAASHANRVLFIKDGEIYNQIYRGSMSNDDMYQKISFTLSILATGGENLE, encoded by the coding sequence ATGCGATTACTCGAAGTAAAGAATTTAAAAAAGATCTATACCACCCGGTTTGGCGGGAATCAGGTACAGGCGCTGTCTAATGTTAGTTTCTCGGTTGAACAGGGCGAATACGTGGCCATCATGGGAGAATCCGGTTCAGGAAAAACAACCCTGCTCAATATTCTGGCATCGCTTGATAAACCCACCAGTGGGGAGGTGTTTCTGGACGGTAAAAATATTGTCACTATCAAAGACAGTGACATTTCGGCCTTTCGTCGGGATAATCTGGGTTTTGTCTTTCAGGACTTTAATCTTTTAGATACCTTTTCGATTCAGGATAATATCTTTTTGCCGCTGGTATTGGCTCAGAAAAAATTTGAAGAAATGAACAGCCGGATTAAGCCCCTTTCGCAGCGATTAGAAATCGAGGAACTGCTACAAAAATTCCCCTACGAGGTTTCCGGAGGGCAAAAACAGCGGGCCGCAGTGGCCCGGGCACTGATTACCGAGCCCAAACTGGTGCTCGCTGATGAACCCACCGGTGCCTTGGATTCCAAGGCGGCGATGAATCTGCTAAAGATCTTTTCAACCATCAATGACCTGGGTCAGACGATCCTGATGGTTACTCACTCAGTGGCAGCAGCCAGTCATGCCAACCGGGTGTTATTTATCAAAGATGGCGAAATATACAATCAGATCTATCGGGGTTCGATGAGTAACGACGACATGTATCAGAAAATATCCTTTACCTTGTCGATACTGGCAACCGGAGGTGAGAACCTTGAATAA
- a CDS encoding sensor histidine kinase, protein MKILFVLGAYLKSRIKVMVAFVLFILVFAMVYALYYLPLEPIVYSTELVMALAVVFAGLDFVQFYQKHQRLTEAISRATAGVGELPKPRDLLEVDYQTLTRVLAENRAELISQFDNRQTDMIDYYTLWAHQIKTPISAMGLLLQTEEGDRERTSTYAQELFKIEQYVEMVLQYLRLESMSSDLLLVEYDLADLIRQAVKKYSIIFINKKISLELEEMNCRVLTDEKWLIFVLEQIISNALKYTNQGKISIYLDEHSEKNLIISDTGVGIREEDIKRIFDRGFTGYNGRMDKKSTGIGLYLSQQVLNKLSHVITVTSQVGKGTRVSIDLATKRFEAL, encoded by the coding sequence ATGAAAATATTATTTGTATTGGGTGCTTACTTGAAAAGTCGGATTAAGGTAATGGTCGCCTTTGTCTTATTCATACTTGTCTTTGCCATGGTATATGCCCTGTATTATTTGCCGCTGGAGCCGATTGTTTATAGTACTGAACTGGTTATGGCTCTGGCCGTTGTTTTTGCCGGTCTGGATTTTGTGCAGTTTTATCAAAAGCATCAGCGCCTGACAGAGGCGATCAGTAGGGCCACCGCTGGGGTGGGGGAATTACCAAAGCCTCGGGATTTGCTGGAAGTAGACTATCAAACCCTGACCCGGGTATTGGCGGAGAATCGGGCTGAGCTGATCTCCCAGTTCGATAACCGGCAAACGGATATGATTGACTACTACACCTTATGGGCCCATCAGATTAAAACCCCTATCTCAGCAATGGGACTGTTACTTCAGACGGAGGAAGGTGATAGGGAACGCACCAGCACCTATGCCCAGGAACTTTTCAAAATTGAACAATACGTCGAGATGGTGCTCCAGTATTTAAGGCTTGAAAGTATGTCATCAGATTTGCTGTTGGTTGAGTATGATTTGGCAGACCTCATCAGACAGGCGGTGAAAAAATATAGCATTATTTTTATCAATAAAAAAATATCGTTGGAGTTGGAAGAAATGAATTGCCGTGTTCTAACCGACGAAAAATGGCTGATCTTTGTTCTGGAACAGATTATTTCAAACGCTCTGAAATACACCAATCAGGGGAAGATATCCATTTATTTGGATGAACATTCAGAAAAAAACCTAATTATTTCTGACACCGGTGTTGGAATCAGAGAAGAAGATATTAAACGGATTTTTGATCGGGGCTTTACCGGTTACAACGGCAGAATGGATAAAAAATCTACCGGCATCGGTCTTTACTTGAGTCAGCAAGTATTAAATAAGCTCTCCCACGTAATTACTGTAACCTCCCAGGTGGGAAAGGGCACCCGAGTCAGCATTGATCTGGCCACTAAGCGGTTTGAAGCCTTATAA